The DNA window GAGTCACCAGAAGAAGCCGAGGCAGCAGGAGGAAGCCGGTCAGGAAGCCCGGCCGCCCTCGCCGGAGGAGGGCGAGCAGCTCCGGCCTCGAAACCGCAACTCTGCCGGCCGCGGCCTCTCCCGCCTCTTCTCGTCCTTCCTGAAGAGGCGCTCGCAGTGCGACAgcgaggggggagagagggagaacaaggagggggaggaagaagctAAAGCCCCCATCGCCGACCCCGAACCAGAGCtcaggacagagggagaggtggCCCCGGATCAGCACTCAGTGAGCAGCGCTGAGgctcaggtcagtctgctggCGGCCTTAAGATGTGTTTAACATGCAGATAATAAGAATATATCATATATTACATCGACATGTAACATAGATATATTTAACATAGATCTGTTATGATAGTGTAGCGAGAAAGAGCAGAGCAGTATGTTGAACCTGTCTTTCATCATGGCCGCTTTAGTGATCGTCTCAGACAGGAGGGAGGCTTTCAATCCAATTTCATCAGGTCACCTCATCAGAGGACGAGCTCTAAATGACTGCGGGATGATTTGGGACTCTACTTTAATTTCTATTTCTCgtgcaaattaaattaaaatcgGGAGGGataaaacaagtgttttttttagcctcTTCTCCCCTGGTCCCATGGCCAGGTGAACAATATTAGTGAATAGACTGATCTGATCTGAGAGGTACAGAGGAGAGGTGCCAGAGAGTTATAAGGGgaagaagggagagagggacaaaaaatgttaCATTGATAGATTGTTGCATCCGTGTAAATTCCGTGGACCAAAATTTTATGGcataattttgttttctattcaTTTGTGTAAAGACAGCTCAGGTAGACGTCGGATACATCCTGAgtcagggcgcactcacactaggcccagttccCCTGTCCCCCTGCTGGTCTgtactcacactgctccaggccaaaccgggcctgagcacagtTACCTCATCACTAAGGTGTCAGGCTGCAAGAGAGACTataagaacaaacacaatcctcAGTCATCATTTTGACATATAAGGTGGCTTTATTGATGAACAATTTTAACTCATGCACTGAGTTACATCCTGGATTTCTCGATTTTGCTGGCACGGGGTTGATTATACGCCACGTTGTGTTCCTGTGCTTGTGCTCTTGCATGAACTGTactgtgctgaagcacacctcttccaagtgtgccagggccaaggaagtgtaccacGCTTGAGAACAGATCTGAGCACTCACaccagtcaaacaaactggactttaagCGTCAAACGTGCTTGAGCATGGTACTGATTGCCTGGTGCGGGTGCTCCCTtagtctcagctgcagcaccTGTTGCATCATGAATGTTCTCAAAGATACAACATGTTCCTTATTTGACCTTTAGGCACACTTGTACTCTTGCTACACTTTGCTTGAAAACTGACTGACATCTTCATGAATATAACAGATCAGAACAGATGAATCCAGTTTAACGCTGTCATGTAACCAACGTGTCTGTATGTCAGGCTGTTCAGGTAGAGAAGAAGGaggcgggggaggaggaggcggcggaggtggaggtggaggagggaaaagacacagagaaggacaaggagaaagaagaggaggccaccctggagaaggagaaggaggacaaggagaaggaggaggaggaggagaagaagaaggaggagggggaggaggaggggtgtcCTGAAGGAGGCAgtaaaggagagaaggaggagaaggtgatggaggaggaggccaAAGCTCCCCGAGCTCCACGCCGGCCGAAGACGATGCAGATCAAAGTGACGCTGCTGGACGACGCTCAGTTTGAGTGTGAGCTGGACGTGAGtatttcaaatatttctgtCATTAACAGGTTATATAGTGACGATGTTACAtagagtttatttatttagtgtaCAGTGTTGCTCTTTTTAATTTGACGCTCAGCTCCAGTGTGAGCTTGCTGTGAGGGGTGGCAGTTACAGTGATTAACACATCTACTGTATTTGGCCAGTGTCGCTCAACCAGGAAGTAAATGAACCAGCATGATTTGACATCCATTTTTAACGAACGCTGAAAGGTGTTGACAGACGACCAGACACATTGTCTGCATTATCctatttatttatgttcacCATGTTTAAGTCGACTCTCTTCTCTCGATGTGTGAAACCTCTGTTCACTTcgtgtcagcacctctggtcacttcctgtcagcacctgtgctctgcctctggtcacttcctgtcaccacctgtgtgtctgatcagacaaGCTGTCCGTTTGCATTAAATGACGTTgattcctcctctctagatcctcgcttggGTTGCACTTAATCTCTAATGTTTGTCACTTTGgttaaaagcgtctgataaatgaGTTGTGTGATCGTACACTATTTGGAGGGGGCAGCGCCACATACCACTAGTAAACTGCtactaaatgtaaataaaaaggtCCTGAAATAGAAATGAATTCAAGGGCAATaagtcacagaaacaaaactacGCTGAGGAGAAAGGTCATGGTGTTACAGACAGTAACACATATCAAATACCggtacataaaaaaacaaacatgcaaagcATCAAGCAGCGTCTCTCCATCCCAAATGTTTCAAACTTCACTGAATCATTTCCCACAGTGCCGATCTCTATGACGACCTGATCTGGTTCCTGATGGACCGTCACCAAATCTGAAGGTTATCTATTAGAGCTCAAAAGACAGAATACTTGTGTTGTCTGAGGTGATAAATGTGGTTTATGTGTtttgtcagagagagagtgtgataACAGTCTGCTGTGCTGAGTGCGTGTTTCAGTGTGAAGCTGACAGATGTTAAAGCGTCCGGTGGGATCCTCCTCCGAGACTCTCTCACCATCTGCTCCTCTGATCAGCACGTTAATAAAACACAGCACACCGTTCTGTTACATCAGCAGGTCGAAGGTTTAAcgctccctctgtgtgtgtttgtgtgtgtgtgtgtgtgccagaaaCATGCCAAAGGTCAGGAGCTGTTCATGAAGGTGTGTGACCACCTCAACCTGCTGGAGAAGGATTACTACGGTCTGGCCATCTGGGAGACGCCCACCATGAAGGTCAGCTGGCTCTAAACTAAGAGTCAGATCAGAAACATATCgttattttttacacattaaagtAATTAATTGTTTATTCTCTCAGATCTGGATGGACCTGGCCAAAGAGATCCGCAGGCAGGTACAAGGTGAGCCGAGCGTTATCTTTAAATCCTTCCGTCCGTTTTTTTGctaaatatttttattagttGTGAAACCCTATTTGTCTTTCTCCAGGTGCCAACTATAATTTCACCTTCAATGTGAAGTTTTATCCTCCCGACCCGGCCCAGCTCTCTGAGGACATTACAAGGTAATAAAcaatatttgatctttttattttaattaattttgtcTAAAAGTCGGTCTAAGCAGTTTGAGTGACGCTCATATGACATAACTCTATCATGCATGTATGAGGAGTACACATATAGAATAAAAACTGTCCTCTCAATTataaaacacaagttaataCACTCTCCTTCTACTTCTGATGACTTCACCTGTCAGGGTTGCTGTGTGTTGAGCAGCTGAGATTGGACCTACATTCAGACTAAAGAACCCTTAAAGGAGATCTAAACTGCAGATCcatgtttaaacacagacaaataaTGTTAGGATGTTGATGTCCAGACTAAACCTCAGCACAgttttttcaaacacaacatacacaggTGTTGGGGTAATTTCCAGACGTGGTTTCTTCCCAGAGACTTGGCCAGAACCTGACATCAACTAAacaaagaagataaaaacagaGTAAAGCCTGAATCATACTTCCACTTCAGATATACGCTGTAGGTTTGAGTAGCCTTGTACCTGAGGACAAACCTACACACGTAGCCTGACATGCACCTCCTCAAAAATGTAACCACACGTCAACACGATGTGATTCAAAGCCGCATTTCCTACATGTAAAACATTTCCAGTATCgctgctgttttcaaaatgtagcAGAAGGAAGAACGCTACAAGCTGACATAATCATCTGCTGCTCAATATTTCACCTCGTCTGAGCCCTAAATACTAAAACATGACATCACTAAACTTGATATCCCACCATCCCTCATGTGATCTGTGTGTACTCTATGTTGTATCTGCAGGTATTACCTGTGTCTCCAGCTGAGAAAGGACATCCTGCAGGGCCGTCTCCCCTGCTCCTTCGTCACTCTGGCCCTGCTGGGATCCTACGCCTTGCAGTCAGAGCTTGGGGAACACGATCCCGAGGTGCACGGCAGCGAGTACGCTAAAGAGCTGAAGATGGCCCAGGGTCAGACGAAGGAGCTGGAGGACAAGATGATGGAACTGCACCAGACGTACAGGTGAGAGCAGCACCTGCAGGAGGGAAACAGGGAAGGGGTGTGTTAAATAATCATGTGATTTATATGAAGAGTTTAGGATTAGGGTGGGTGGGTTTATGTCTGGAAGAAAGGACAGAGGAGCACAACTGAACACcctctcctttttatttattatctgtTCCAACACTAAATCTTAACCGGACTGTGCAGCACTCTATAATAAATCAACTGGACAATCAGTCTGTTAAAGGAtaaatatgtaactctgacccctagtgtttaaaatgggaactgcagtccaaattctaaacattggaaagagctgtctccccccgccccctcctctcaaGAGTCGATTCTCACGCAGGAGCCTGgaaaacctttctgcgttctaacctctctccatttttcaaaagcatctccaatattgatcctagtttgagcacgtttctgctcgtggagcttattagaaacatgcagaggctttttaggtcgggtacaatcacttctatctgaaccagttctcttgcctgcttccatcgctgcaacacctgttggtttgacctgataactgctctcgtATCTGGCAAaacgaggggcgtccaaaacggccgtgtgggggtgccttaaaaccgcctaccttctctggtccaaacaaatccagagcattcaggaccagaatctaaagttagaaggaggacatactggctgctgcattgttgtcaaagaagccagcacttcaacatagcatgtttccttaatgtctgatcatatagtaaggtcactttatcatttcagtcactacacatcttactgattgattCTTTTAAAACGACCTTatactatttattttaacaatgttCCTActgaacctttatttaaacatttgtggaatttatttatatttgaatcACATCATAACTAATTTCTCAGCATGTTATCTTTCTTTGGATCCTCATACCTTTTGGACATATAGCTTTAGTTCTAATTTATTTCTATTGCACGTATTGATAAAGTTTGGGTTTCTGTGTCAGGGCAATGAGTCCGGCTCAGGCGGACATGATGTTTCTGGAGAACGCCAAGAAGCTGTCCATGTACGGAGTCGACCTGCACCAGGCCAAGGTGAGCACAGCGCTCAAAAATCATCCTctttttcatgaagacattagAACACTCTGACTGTGGGTAGCAGTGTGATGCAGCCTTCAGTCCAACCATCGCTGAcgtaaaatagaataaaaaacacacactgtgtgtgtttgcagctgtttgttttcttgaaaCATCCCGGCAGCGTGCAGATCAGAACAACAGCACGACATGTGACCGTCagcttttacagcagaaatcaggTCAATCTGTTTGCATCAGAGCTGGATTTAATCTCATATAGAGAGGGACTTTTATGTGCCTACACTGCCCCCCTGTGGAGGTTGGTGAGCATTACAAGGAGAGTAAACTAGAGTGCGCACATCCAGGCACAATGCATACAGGAGAAATGTActtactgcagaaaaaaagagaacagtcTGCACACTTATCCAATACCAATGGCAAATGTATGTAGACAGGGCAACGTTTCCTTCTTCAAGATCAAGGCTTGAGGAAGATCTTGAAGATGTGACCTTCTGGCACTTCCAGACTCCTGCTCGACTGTTCATCCATCTTCGTCCTGTAGCTGCATTTCCTCTCCCTGATCTTCCTCCTCAGCTATCAGTCTTCAtctatggatggatggatagatagatatgtACTGTATTACTTACATGTACAGGAGGAAAGAGGTTGGAGTAGCATTACTACACTCCTACCACCCACTACgctctgatccaaccttcacaactgGTCCCTATGTCTCTAGCTAGACTCTTTATAAACACTTAATACTTACAGACAGAGGGAGTTTTTTAAGGTACAGGAGCCTGGATGTGCCAATCCAAGGAGGAAATGTGATCAAACTTCTCTATGGTAAACTGGTACTGTTATTCTGTACATGTGGTCCTCACATGCTGTAAACTGTCCTCTGCGTCTCAGGATCTGGACGGCGTGGACATCATGCTGGGCGTCTGCTCCAGCGGTCTGATGGTCTACAAAGACAAGCTGAGGATCAATCGTTTCCCCTGGCCCAAAGTCCTCAAGGTGTCCTACAAACGCAGCAGCTTCTTCATCAAGATCCGACCGTCTGAGGTACGACATTTTTAAATCGACAAATATTAATTCGCAATGGTTGATAAtccccgtagttttgccgcctacggatcgtgtcttgtactcacatcctcctcgcttcctgtctgatcgggaaataaacgatctaacatataaaacatgcagtaacaAGTAAGTTTATTCTCGGTGCACAAACGCTGCATGCAAGCGAAAACACAGCTATtgcttttctgcctggaaaaaacttgtttttcagcaggtttgtgtttgtCGTTCTAACAGGTGGAACAGTATGAGAGCGCCATCGGCTTCAAACTGCCGAACTACAAGGCCGCCAAGAAGCTGTGGAAAGTGTGTGTGGAGCATCACACCTTCTTCAGGTACCGTGATGTTTGTCAGGTCTGTGCGgcagagtttgttttctgtcagtcAGATTAGAAGGTcagtatttgtgtctgtgtgtgtgcagactgaCATCCACAGAGATGGCCACCACTCCCAGGAAGTTCCTGGCGCTGGGCTCCAAGTTTCGTTACAGCGGTCGGACTCAGGCTCAGACCAGACAGGCGAGCTCTCTGATCGACAGACCGGCTCCTCTGTTCCAGCGCACCTCCAGCAAGAGGAACTCCCGCAGCCTGGACGGAGGTACACtattcctctgtgtgtttaggtttttgttttctcatgccTCCacctgagtgtttgtgtcactAGTGGTCTGGAATTGACATATTCATGCAAGTACACTTTAAAACAGCCTATCAACATGCAGATTCTCCTCATGTCCTGAGGATGCTTCAGCTTAGGTCAAACCAAACTCCATTCTAAAACTagcattttaaacactgttttctCATAGTCATTCATGAGCGCaacccatccgggtactttgcccaaacgatgccggccccgcccctttctgggtgaaatcattccatctgaatgaatggcggTTAATGGACAAGTTGGGGTCATTaccgatttaaagtcttaaaaaacgAAAACCGTACTTTAAAGTATGAGCCTAAATCTGATgaccagtgatgtaaacatttaaaatatgacatttctgaacagagatTGGCATCATAACGGTATAAAATTAACCATGTACGTGAGTGTCTGTTCAATCTCTCTccgtcaaactgctcaaacgagtcatcagaggagtcataaactgactttaaacacctgatgaggaattattaaccgtgttacccgagagggatctttatttttaaataatacattagtgaatgaatgtgtgaagaatctgtTAAGACTTCTCTTCTGTCACGGAGCGATCGCTGCCTTAAAGCTAGCAGGAACATGACAGCGGTCCCACAATTTAccactttaatcctctctagtttcagtccaaacacacagagctcttcttttaccttcctttgtcatttgtaaatgaaaacccaatactaaattgtgtttttaaaatagtttgaagtacaaaaagCTTCGCAATCGCGTTTAATCGCACTGCTaccagtgttttctaatctaccGCCGATACATTCTCAGGGCTTGTTTTCACCCAAACGGGGGCGTGGTCACTCTGGTGAGCCGGAAGTGACGTTCGACTGCTCTTCTGAATGCAGAGAGATCTGACAAATCCTATATTTAAACTTTATACAGAGCAGcatcatgaagtatttatttcAGCATCCTTTCAGCCTGTTTATCATCATTAAATCACAGTACATATCTGTGTGTTTTGGGTTCACAGCGCTGTGGTTAGACAGATTTCAGAGGAGGTTCGTCTTGTTAGTTACAGTGAAACTGTTGCTCAGtggagacagatggacaggagCTCCACAGCTGAAACTGAACACAGGTAGTTGGTGTTCTGCTGATCCGAGCTGAAAGGTCGTCACACTTGGACCTGGTCAGCCTCCCGTAGCTGGAAGCATCAGGAGAGTTCATCATAGAGAAGGAGGGGAGATTTACCCAGCTGTGAGAGAGAACACCTGATGTGTTGATAACTGGTCttatatctggcaaaccgaggggcgtccaaaatggatttatttaaacacataCATTTGGTCTTTATTCTAAACACACTGAGTATTATGACATACATGtcattcttgttttatttagtttttttcattggtcatatttattttatcatagaCAAAATtgagagtaaaaacaaacaagtatttatttattttcaggtgatgctttatttatgtttgacCGAGAAATATGCAAATGCAGAGTGAAGCCTGAAGGTCTCGGTTTTTTAGCCTCCTACTGTAGATGATGCTGGGCTAATCCAGACAAGGAAAGCCAATGTTTGCCATGTCTGGGTATGTCTTCTCAACAGGCAGAGGACTTGGGAGCAACAGATCCTCCTGAGGCATTAGCTTTAGAAGCTTTagaatttcctgatctgataaCAGACCTCTTCTTTTCAAACATGAGGACTTTGCCTCATGAATGTTTACAGTTTGGAGGCCTGGATGTTCTGTTTCAGTGGGGTCATCAAGAGAAGGAAACCCAATATTCTTCATATTTGGGTACTTCTTCTCATCGGACCCCGTGTCCAGTACGATGGCAGCAAGTGAAGGTCTTCTAGCTTGTGGATCCCCATGTAGCATTAGCTTGCAGACTTTTCGAGGGATTTCATCATCTGCAGAAGGAAACCCTCTTCTCTTTAGAGATGAGGACTTTGTCTCATGGAGGTCCACCGGAAACCCAATGTTTTTTACATCTGGGCGTTCTCTCTCATCCAGCACGTCAGCTGTAGGTGGAGGACTCTGAGGCAGAGGAATGTCCGCCAGATCCCCAAGTGGCATCAGTTCATGGTCTTCATTTTCTAACGCCGGAAACAGGCACGGCAGATTAAAGTCCTCATTCAGAAGTTCATCTGTTTCACAGAGATCTGGAGCAGAAGATGAAGGACTTGGAGGCCTGTCCCTAAGAGTCAGGGACAACAAATCCTTCACTATGTCATCCAAGGCCAGAAACCCAGTCATGTTCTTCTTTGTGGTTTCGATGTCCAGCTCATCAGGAAGAGGACTTGGAGGAAGAGGAATCCCCTGAGCCCTCCTGTAAAGATACTCGGACATAAAATCCTCAAGTTGGTCATTCAGAGAGGAGAACTCAAGACATGTTATATCAGGGAACATGTTCTCCCTGGCATAAGCAATTTCCTTCTTGTCTTCACTGGGCAGAGGGATCTCTGCCAGCACACTGAGAGGCATCAGACCAGGACTGTCTTCTTGTAGAGCTGGAAAAATGCAAGGCACAGCTGAGTGCATGCTCAAAAAAGTGTCTCTTGCATCGCCAGCTTCTTCCCCCACAGGCTGAGCCCCGGCAGACATCTGTGCGCCCTGCTCCTCAGTCGTTGGAGATGGCAGATTTGATGGCCAGACAACCTCTTCTGAAGGGCTGAGATCCAGCTGAGGTTCAGGGGTCTCTGGCAGTGGCCCCTCCTCA is part of the Labrus mixtus chromosome 16, fLabMix1.1, whole genome shotgun sequence genome and encodes:
- the epb41a gene encoding protein 4.1 isoform X6; its protein translation is MTTDEAESHQKKPRQQEEAGQEARPPSPEEGEQLRPRNRNSAGRGLSRLFSSFLKRRSQCDSEGGERENKEGEEEAKAPIADPEPELRTEGEVAPDQHSVSSAEAQAVQVEKKEAGEEEAAEVEVEEGKDTEKDKEKEEEATLEKEKEDKEKEEEEEKKKEEGEEEGCPEGGSKGEKEEKVMEEEAKAPRAPRRPKTMQIKVTLLDDAQFECELDKHAKGQELFMKVCDHLNLLEKDYYGLAIWETPTMKIWMDLAKEIRRQVQGANYNFTFNVKFYPPDPAQLSEDITRYYLCLQLRKDILQGRLPCSFVTLALLGSYALQSELGEHDPEVHGSEYAKELKMAQGQTKELEDKMMELHQTYRAMSPAQADMMFLENAKKLSMYGVDLHQAKDLDGVDIMLGVCSSGLMVYKDKLRINRFPWPKVLKVSYKRSSFFIKIRPSEVEQYESAIGFKLPNYKAAKKLWKVCVEHHTFFRLTSTEMATTPRKFLALGSKFRYSGRTQAQTRQASSLIDRPAPLFQRTSSKRNSRSLDGAMASTPDNKSTRPVSAPVMSPVSPGEATPSPLLSALRRSDHRDGSALRGPRCAIRKSAKKAESQPTEHSKSQSPRPENTPDIKTVARRERRHSPSVTTANGERERKSQKRAKKLEGETIYIRHSNLMLEDLDKTQTEIMRHHTSISELKRSFMESVPEPRPSEWDKRLSTNSPFRTASINGQLQPASPVLKTQKITISDVTNSLRESVIYKDVPLVHTETKTITYESAQVSLPQPVDTLAERDSGVLLSAQTITSETISTTTTTQITKTVKGGISETRIEKRIVITGDTEIDHDKALAQAIKEAKEQHPDMSVTKVVVHQETEISPE
- the epb41a gene encoding protein 4.1 isoform X2, giving the protein MTTDEAESHQKKPRQQEEAGQEARPPSPEEGEQLRPRNRNSAGRGLSRLFSSFLKRRSQCDSEGGERENKEGEEEAKAPIADPEPELRTEGEVAPDQHSVSSAEAQAVQVEKKEAGEEEAAEVEVEEGKDTEKDKEKEEEATLEKEKEDKEKEEEEEKKKEEGEEEGCPEGGSKGEKEEKVMEEEAKAPRAPRRPKTMQIKVTLLDDAQFECELDKHAKGQELFMKVCDHLNLLEKDYYGLAIWETPTMKIWMDLAKEIRRQVQGANYNFTFNVKFYPPDPAQLSEDITRYYLCLQLRKDILQGRLPCSFVTLALLGSYALQSELGEHDPEVHGSEYAKELKMAQGQTKELEDKMMELHQTYRAMSPAQADMMFLENAKKLSMYGVDLHQAKDLDGVDIMLGVCSSGLMVYKDKLRINRFPWPKVLKVSYKRSSFFIKIRPSEVEQYESAIGFKLPNYKAAKKLWKVCVEHHTFFRLTSTEMATTPRKFLALGSKFRYSGRTQAQTRQASSLIDRPAPLFQRTSSKRNSRSLDGAMASTPDNKSTRPVSAPVMSPVSPGEATPSPLLSALRRSDHRDGSALRGPRCAIRKSAKKAESQPTEHSKSQSPRPENTPDIKTVARRERRHSPSVTTANGERERKSQDKTKMEVMRVRKKRAKKLEGETIYIRHSNLMLEDLDKTQTEIMRHHTSISELKRSFMESVPEPRPSEWDKRLSTNSPFRTASINGQLQPASPVLKTQKITISDVTNSLRESVIYKDVPLVHTETKTITYESAQVSLPQPVDTLAERDSGVLLSAQTITSETISTTTTTQITKTVKGGISETRIEKRIVITGDTEIDHDKALAQAIKEAKEQHPDMSVTKVVVHQETEISPE
- the epb41a gene encoding protein 4.1 isoform X5; the encoded protein is MTTDEAESHQKKPRQQEEAGQEARPPSPEEGEQLRPRNRNSAGRGLSRLFSSFLKRRSQCDSEGGERENKEGEEEAKAPIADPEPELRTEGEVAPDQHSVSSAEAQAVQVEKKEAGEEEAAEVEVEEGKDTEKDKEKEEEATLEKEKEDKEKEEEEEKKKEEGEEEGCPEGGSKGEKEEKVMEEEAKAPRAPRRPKTMQIKVTLLDDAQFECELDKHAKGQELFMKVCDHLNLLEKDYYGLAIWETPTMKIWMDLAKEIRRQVQGANYNFTFNVKFYPPDPAQLSEDITRYYLCLQLRKDILQGRLPCSFVTLALLGSYALQSELGEHDPEVHGSEYAKELKMAQGQTKELEDKMMELHQTYRAMSPAQADMMFLENAKKLSMYGVDLHQAKDLDGVDIMLGVCSSGLMVYKDKLRINRFPWPKVLKVSYKRSSFFIKIRPSEVEQYESAIGFKLPNYKAAKKLWKVCVEHHTFFRLTSTEMATTPRKFLALGSKFRYSGRTQAQTRQASSLIDRPAPLFQRTSSKRNSRSLDGAMASTPDNKSTRPVSAPVMSPVSPGEATPSPLLSALRRSDHRDGSALRGPRCAIRKSAKKAESQPTEHSKSQSPRPENTPDIKTVARRERRHSPSVTTANGERERKSQDKTKMEVMRVRKKRAKKLEGETIYIRHSNLMLEDLDKTQTEIMRHHTSISELKRSFMESVPEPRPSEWDKRLSTNSPFRTASINGQLQPASPVLKTQKITISDVTNSLRESVIYKDVPLVHTETKTITYESAQPVDTLAERDSGVLLSAQTITSETISTTTTTQITKTVKGGISETRIEKRIVITGDTEIDHDKALAQAIKEAKEQHPDMSVTKVVVHQETEISPE
- the epb41a gene encoding protein 4.1 isoform X8 is translated as MTTDEAESHQKKPRQQEEAGQEARPPSPEEGEQLRPRNRNSAGRGLSRLFSSFLKRRSQCDSEGGERENKEGEEEAKAPIADPEPELRTEGEVAPDQHSVSSAEAQAVQVEKKEAGEEEAAEVEVEEGKDTEKDKEKEEEATLEKEKEDKEKEEEEEKKKEEGEEEGCPEGGSKGEKEEKVMEEEAKAPRAPRRPKTMQIKVTLLDDAQFECELDKHAKGQELFMKVCDHLNLLEKDYYGLAIWETPTMKIWMDLAKEIRRQVQGANYNFTFNVKFYPPDPAQLSEDITRYYLCLQLRKDILQGRLPCSFVTLALLGSYALQSELGEHDPEVHGSEYAKELKMAQGQTKELEDKMMELHQTYRAMSPAQADMMFLENAKKLSMYGVDLHQAKDLDGVDIMLGVCSSGLMVYKDKLRINRFPWPKVLKVSYKRSSFFIKIRPSEVEQYESAIGFKLPNYKAAKKLWKVCVEHHTFFRLTSTEMATTPRKFLALGSKFRYSGRTQAQTRQASSLIDRPAPLFQRTSSKRNSRSLDGAMASTPDNKSTRPVSAPVMSPVSPGEATPSPLLSALRRSDHRDGSALRGPRCAIRKSAKKAESQPTEHSKSQSPRPENTPDIKTVARRERRHSPSVTTANGERERKSQDKTKMEVMRVRKDLDKTQTEIMRHHTSISELKRSFMESVPEPRPSEWDKRLSTNSPFRTASINGQLQPASPVLKTQKITISDVTNSLRESVIYKDVPLVHTETKTITYESAQVSLPQPVDTLAERDSGVLLSAQTITSETISTTTTTQITKTVKGGISETRIEKRIVITGDTEIDHDKALAQAIKEAKEQHPDMSVTKVVVHQETEISPE
- the epb41a gene encoding protein 4.1 isoform X12, producing MTTDEAESHQKKPRQQEEAGQEARPPSPEEGEQLRPRNRNSAGRGLSRLFSSFLKRRSQCDSEGGERENKEGEEEAKAPIADPEPELRTEGEVAPDQHSVSSAEAQAVQVEKKEAGEEEAAEVEVEEGKDTEKDKEKEEEATLEKEKEDKEKEEEEEKKKEEGEEEGCPEGGSKGEKEEKVMEEEAKAPRAPRRPKTMQIKVTLLDDAQFECELDKHAKGQELFMKVCDHLNLLEKDYYGLAIWETPTMKIWMDLAKEIRRQVQGANYNFTFNVKFYPPDPAQLSEDITRYYLCLQLRKDILQGRLPCSFVTLALLGSYALQSELGEHDPEVHGSEYAKELKMAQGQTKELEDKMMELHQTYRAMSPAQADMMFLENAKKLSMYGVDLHQAKDLDGVDIMLGVCSSGLMVYKDKLRINRFPWPKVLKVSYKRSSFFIKIRPSEVEQYESAIGFKLPNYKAAKKLWKVCVEHHTFFRLTSTEMATTPRKFLALGSKFRYSGRTQAQTRQASSLIDRPAPLFQRTSSKRNSRSLDGAMASTPDNKSTRPVSAPVMSPVSPGEATPSPLLSALRRSDHRDGSALRGPRCAIRKSAKKAESQPTEHSKSQSPRPENTPDIKDLDKTQTEIMRHHTSISELKRSFMESVPEPRPSEWDKRLSTNSPFRTASINGQLQPASPVLKTQKITISDVTNSLRESVIYKDVPLVHTETKTITYESAQVSLPQPVDTLAERDSGVLLSAQTITSETISTTTTTQITKTVKGGISETRIEKRIVITGDTEIDHDKALAQAIKEAKEQHPDMSVTKVVVHQETEISPE
- the epb41a gene encoding protein 4.1 isoform X10; this encodes MTTDEAESHQKKPRQQEEAGQEARPPSPEEGEQLRPRNRNSAGRGLSRLFSSFLKRRSQCDSEGGERENKEGEEEAKAPIADPEPELRTEGEVAPDQHSVSSAEAQAVQVEKKEAGEEEAAEVEVEEGKDTEKDKEKEEEATLEKEKEDKEKEEEEEKKKEEGEEEGCPEGGSKGEKEEKVMEEEAKAPRAPRRPKTMQIKVTLLDDAQFECELDKHAKGQELFMKVCDHLNLLEKDYYGLAIWETPTMKIWMDLAKEIRRQVQGANYNFTFNVKFYPPDPAQLSEDITRYYLCLQLRKDILQGRLPCSFVTLALLGSYALQSELGEHDPEVHGSEYAKELKMAQGQTKELEDKMMELHQTYRAMSPAQADMMFLENAKKLSMYGVDLHQAKDLDGVDIMLGVCSSGLMVYKDKLRINRFPWPKVLKVSYKRSSFFIKIRPSEVEQYESAIGFKLPNYKAAKKLWKVCVEHHTFFRLTSTEMATTPRKFLALGSKFRYSGRTQAQTRQASSLIDRPAPLFQRTSSKRNSRSLDGAMASTPDNKSTRPVSAPVMSPVSPGEATPSPLLSALRRSDHRDGSALRGPRCAIRKSAKKAESQPTEHSKSQSPRPENTPDIKKRAKKLEGETIYIRHSNLMLEDLDKTQTEIMRHHTSISELKRSFMESVPEPRPSEWDKRLSTNSPFRTASINGQLQPASPVLKTQKITISDVTNSLRESVIYKDVPLVHTETKTITYESAQVSLPQPVDTLAERDSGVLLSAQTITSETISTTTTTQITKTVKGGISETRIEKRIVITGDTEIDHDKALAQAIKEAKEQHPDMSVTKVVVHQETEISPE